One Trichoderma asperellum chromosome 5, complete sequence genomic region harbors:
- a CDS encoding uncharacterized protein (EggNog:ENOG41) — MFATTQNSSTAVKKSRRSTSPRAVELRRLQNRIAQRKHRRKIREASQAHQQTDSTSTTEETHDESQQIRSNKPSNAHSLSEQQISTDSSSNHQSRAPESPISAASCPDSPPFDPSASELDNMIMAEDMLAQQEQNLSHMDLMMNNVSENENHMPLSSFTHQNCTCNAVTGPCFNHLEKIRTQFIAEMASPLQLQQQHQYQQQQSHHGANSNITRTHTLPPSPSNYSHSTSSESSQRPIYLPNGSTRMEQPPQSPSVTSKSSEFSFTMRNRMPLPRDHSLAAQTDASPEPLSNRTRISTTSAAENTRRFGIVLEAMSTAGFHDFDAMALAYYTARFEVGSFPAMAQCASRSRRMKTMLQELQENSSQWPRWESRGLHESVSQATISLCLEEIERLNKTQMPNRPLQSEPANFITAFESLIESRGQGNLNVLEELKMSGKVEAALDEMPYLRSLLTELAGPRGLYCDRIARVVMVVLLYARCT, encoded by the exons ATGTTCGCGACAACACAGAACTCTTCAACAGCTGTTAAAAAATCACGTCGGTCAACGAGCCCAAGAGCAGTAGAACTCAGAAG ACTTCAAAATAGAATAGCACAGCGTAAACATC GCCGAAAGATTCGAGAAGCCAGCCAGGCACACCAACAAACAGACAGTACTTCTACAACAGAAGAGACCCACGACGAGAGTCAACAAATCAGGAGCAACAAACCTTCCAACGCGCACAGTCTTTCTGAACAACAAATATCAACTGATTCCAGTTCAAATCATCAATCAAGGGCCCCCGAGTCTCCAATTTCCGCGGCTTCCTGCCCAGACTCTCCTCCTTTCGACCCATCGGCGAGCGAACTTGACAACATGATTATGGCAGAGGATATGCTGGCCCAGCAAGAACAAAATTTGTCACATATGGACTTGATGATGAATAACGTGTCGGAAAATGAGAACCACATGCCTTTATCAAGCTTCACACATCAAAATTGCACTTGCAACGCCGTAACAGGCCCCTGCTTTAACCACCTTGAGAAGATACGCACACAATTCATCGCCGAGATGGCATCCCCCCTGCAATTACAACAACAGCACCAatatcaacagcaacagaGCCATCATGGTGCTAATTCCAACATAACAAGAACACATACGCTGCCTCCGTCACCAAGCAACTATAGCCACTCTACATCAAG TGAGTCAAGTCAGCGGCCTATTTATCTTCCCAATGGAAGCACACGCATGGAACAACCTCCACAGTCACCTTCAGTTACATCAAAAAGCAGCGAATTCTCTTTCACCATGAGAAATCGCATGCCCTTACCCCGAGATCATTCCCTTGCGGCGCAAACGGATGCATCACCAGAACCATTATCAAACAGAACACGGATATCTACGACGTCTGCGGCGGAAAACACACGTCGTTTCGGCATTGTGCTTGAGGCGATGTCGACAGCAGGGTTTCACGATTTTGATGCAATGGCGTTGGCTTACTACACTGCTCGATTTGAAGTGGGCAGCTTTCCGGCCATGGCGCAGTGCGCTAGTCGCAGTCGTCGTATGAAGACAATGCTTCAGGAATTGCAAGAAAACAGTAGTCAGTGGCCACGATGGGAGTCTCGAGGGCTTCACGAAAGTGTGTCGCAAGCAACCA TTTCTCTCTGCTTGGAAGAGATAGAGCGCCTGAACAAAACCCAAATGCCCAACCGACCACTTCAAAGCGAGCCTGCAAATTTCATTACTGCCTTCGAGTCCCTGATAGAGTCTAGAGGACAAGGCAACCTGAATGTACTGGAAGAATTGAAAATGTCCGGAAAAGTCGAGGCAGCGCTAGACGAG ATGCCATATCTCCGGTCACTTCTTACTGAACTAGCTGGGCCGCGAGGCTTATATTGCGATAGGATAGCAAGGGTTGTAATGGTGGTTCTTCTCTATGCGAGATGTACATGA
- a CDS encoding uncharacterized protein (EggNog:ENOG41) → MHGRAGVLGPYTQVITALRGALEEELGIERDLARAECKVQVACEWIAHGAKPLAWWARENIGYFDVAEDSTQYFLGGPLYRGPPTVCLQRWGFWQTRFEELGKNASLRDEVRKDALEAAETMNVIERRVANTL, encoded by the coding sequence ATGCATGGGCGCGCGGGTGTCCTAGGTCCCTACACGCAGGTGATTACCGCGCTGCGGGGGGCTCTTGAGGAGGAGTTGGGAATTGAACGAGATCTCGCAAGGGCAGAGTGTAAGGTACAGGTCGCCTGTGAATGGATTGCCCACGGCGCCAAGCCCCTTGCCTGGTGGGCTCGGGAGAACATTGGCTACTTTGACGTTGCAGAAGACAGCACACAATACTTTCTAGGAGGCCCATTGTACCGAGGGCCACCCACCGTGTGCCTGCAGCGGTGGGGCTTCTGGCAGACCCGATTCGAGGAGCTGGGGAAAAATGCTAGCTTGAGAGATGAGGTACGAAAGGATGCGCTGGAAGCGGCGGAGACAATGAACGTGATCGAGAGGCGCGTAGCCAACACACTATAA
- a CDS encoding uncharacterized protein (EggNog:ENOG41) — protein MPNSESIPRLLNSFTEKWSPRLVAAINDHHVKVAKLDGEFIWHAHPNSDELFYLLEGKLTIELEGQDDVVMQVGDMFVIPKGIRHRPVADEASIMLIEHESTVNTGDETSSDRTKLVEDVRGQY, from the coding sequence ATGCCAAACTCAGAATCCATCCCAAGACTCCTCAACTCATTTACAGAAAAATGGTCCCCGCGCCTTGTCGCTGCAATTAACGATCACCACGTCAAAGTTGCCAAACTAGATGGCGAATTCATCTGGCACGCACATCCGAATTCAGACGAACTCTTTTATCTGTTGGAAGGCAAATTGACCATCGAGCTTGAGGGCCAGGATGATGTTGTGATGCAGGTTGGGGACATGTTTGTGATTCCAAAGGGGATCAGACATCGTCCTGTTGCGGATGAGGCGTCTATCATGTTGATAGAACATGAGTCCACAGTCAATACTGGAGATGAAACCAGTTCGGATCGGACAAAACTCGTCGAAGATGTTCGTGGGCAGTATTAA
- a CDS encoding uncharacterized protein (EggNog:ENOG41~SECRETED:SignalP(1-22)): protein MKLPSRLILSVLLFAEQKEASSYLWTVWEVMVDVVRSPHATSEIHKHLVSILQGLVLIAKGELVVWNAKRQVWGNLPLFPQCMDAYLDSRPLSHAYIARRF from the exons ATGAAGCTGCCTTCCAGATTGATTCTTTCTGTCCTCCTCTTTGCGGAGCAAAAGGAAGCCTCCAGCTATCTATGGACGGTATGGGAGGTAATGGTTGACGTCGTGAGAAGCCCGCACGCAACAAGTGAGATACACAAACATCTTGTCAGCATTCTCCAAGGTCTGGTGCTCATTGCGAAAGGAGAATTGGTGGTATGGAAT GCGAAACGGCAGGTATGGGGGAACCTGCCTCTGTTTCCTCAGTGCATGGACGCTTATCTCGATAGTAGGCCCCTCAGCCATGCCTACATAGCAAGACGATTCTAA